CAAGCGTCCGCTAAGTGAGTCTCGCGGCTGAGCTGTTCTGCCTCGAAAGCCTCCGGCGACCTGTAGCCGAGGGTCGAGTGCAGATAGTTTGCGTTGTAGCCGTCGATCCAGCGGTCCAGAGCCTCCAAGAAGGCAACCGGACTCGTGAACTCGTTGATCCAGACCAACTCTTCCTTGAGCGTGCGCATGAAGCGCTCCGTATCCGCGTTGCCTTTGGGGTTGGAGTAGCTGGTGAAGGCCTGGTTGATGCCCATGATCCGGCAAGCCTTCATGAAGCTCACTGATGTCGGCTGGCAGCCGTTGTCGGACATCAAGTTGAGGCCAGATCCCCTCGCGCCATCTAGAAACTGCCGGTTGACGGCCTTGTTCAGGGCGGCCAGCCAGTGCCAAGCCCTAGCTTGCAACCCGGCATAATGCCACACGACCTTCTTGGTGTTCCAGTCCAGCACGATCACCACGTAGACCCAGCCGAAGCCCTCGATCATGACCTTGGTCATGTCGATGCCCCACCATTGATTCGGCCTGCTGGGCCTGGGCTTGTTGCCGGTCGGCTTGCGCTTGGCCTTGAGCAGTTGACTGCCACGCACCGTCAACCCGTGCTCCTTCATAAGCCGGTGCACTCGGTTCTTGCCGACGGTCAGTTCATCAACAAAGCGCAGATGAGCCCATATACGCCGGTAGCCCCAGAACGGATGGTCAGCCTTGAGTGAGCGAATACGGTCCAGAAGATCGGCGTTTCGGGCGGCGACTTTGGCGTAAGAGCCGCGCCGTTTCACGGCCAACCGTCCGTTTTTTTAACTCCAAGGTCAACTCGCCGACCAATCCCTTGAGTTTGGCATTCTCAGACTCAAGCCGTTGGGTGCGCTTGTCCACGGTGGCCGTCTCGAACACGCGATGGGCGTTGCCGAGGAAGCGGTCGCGCCACTGGTAATACTGAGCCTGGGAAATGCCGTGCTCGTTGCACAACTCGCCGATTGTCC
This genomic stretch from Fundidesulfovibrio soli harbors:
- a CDS encoding transposase, whose product is MKRRKWTPEQKALIVLEGLRGRTIGELCNEHGISQAQYYQWRDRFLGNAHRVFETATVDKRTQRLESENAKLKGLVGELTLELKKRTVGRETARLLRQSRRPKRRSSGPYSLTQG
- a CDS encoding IS3 family transposase; translation: MKRRGSYAKVAARNADLLDRIRSLKADHPFWGYRRIWAHLRFVDELTVGKNRVHRLMKEHGLTVRGSQLLKAKRKPTGNKPRPSRPNQWWGIDMTKVMIEGFGWVYVVIVLDWNTKKVVWHYAGLQARAWHWLAALNKAVNRQFLDGARGSGLNLMSDNGCQPTSVSFMKACRIMGINQAFTSYSNPKGNADTERFMRTLKEELVWINEFTSPVAFLEALDRWIDGYNANYLHSTLGYRSPEAFEAEQLSRETHLADAC